A stretch of DNA from Brachyhypopomus gauderio isolate BG-103 unplaced genomic scaffold, BGAUD_0.2 sc142, whole genome shotgun sequence:
gtacctcctctcctgataaggagaacaccaatcacacatatggtttattattcttaccaaattgtcttaagacacatctattttgttctgtattcaactacacatattatcattaaactttagaactctttcctgatacttgtgtgttgtgaatctgttctcctggttcctgaagtgttcacttagggtgaccggatcagagatggtgaaaaagaggcatatagttgatatttatatgaaaaagctttactggcccttaacaaacactgcagaaaaaaaacactgcccttaaaggctatttgaactcttttacatttaaaatgtgcaaaacacaattatacatttccatgacattctgtgctgtgataaatcatgtgtggctctttctcatcaagtcaaagtgtttgtgttcttcttttcaatgtttgtccttacaaaataaaaatggtagcctaaaaaataaatacaaaatttaaaaatattctttgtattggcacaaaattagtcatttaaaaaattgtacactaagcctatggctgatacttttcagtccacctcatattgggcgtatttttcagcagactgaatctttcccaacagttgacgattactcatcatacttcagttttactattagcttactattacatcatacttcagtgacatgagataagcatgttaggtctcattggtgacccacatgaggtgaggtgatggggtgaggtaaccatcacccttcctcttcgtcatcgggccaaggtctccttgttctccagatgtaccattctgacgcaaGATCAGTCCATCAGTGCAGACAAGCCTAGTAGTTTTCTTGTGAAGTCCTCCACCAGCGAGCTGCTCACCTGCCTGGGTGAGTTCCTGTGCCGACGTTCCTGTCTGCTGAAGGACCTCTCTGCCCATGAGCCCTTGCAGTGTGTTCGCAGTGTGGACCGCTCCTTGACACTGACAGGATGGCAACAGCAAGGCTTCTTCACTCCAGGCACCGTGGTCTTCCTCTACATGCTGTGTCGTGACATCGTTTCAGCTGAGGTGGCCACCAAGGAGGAGCTGCAGGCCGTGCTGCTCACcggtttgtacgtgtctttctcctttgactgtcatgagatcaGCTACCCAGACAAACCTTTCCTGCTGGAAGAAAATAGAGGGGCCTTTTGGACCCGAGCCCTGGAAATCGTGAACCGGATGAGTGGCAAGATGCTGCATATTAATAACAACCTGCAGTATTTTGGACAGATCTTCAATGACCTCAAGAACAGGGTAGATAATTAAagcaataaataataaagtgtttttgttacatttattcttagtaaaaaataaacaacaacaaaaaacagtaCCACATCTTAGTCAAGGGATCCATTTGAGAGACCAAGCTCCCAATCAGTGTGGCCAAGGGACTCTGTAAACATTGTTCTGCAGCAACGAATAGAGCTGGAACCACTGCTGTATGTCTCATTATCCCATGAGCAAAGCACACGTGGATCATCAtcacttttatttatataatgcCTGCCCCTAATTATGCTCTGGGTATTCCCAGGTCTTAACATTATTTAATGCCCGTGTACTGCTGCAAAGTTTAGAATATACACTTATACCTCTTGAACTCTGGGCAACTTAGGTAATTAAATCAGTTTTTAATGAATGATAATAAGGAAAGAAGGTAATGTTAATGTCTACCTTCTGCACCTCCAGTCCTGCGTGCCTTGTGCACAGTAAACAAGCTGTACTGCCTCTGCTTGCTTCAGGGATGTTGTGAGGGAAGCGGCCGGCATGCACCCTTCTGGCCACTAGAGGGCCTCATCCCCTGAATACTAGTGGTCTCCATGGATCCATGGATGAAGACATCTCCAAAGCAAGTGCTTTAGCAGAGCCCTTCAAACAGTCCATATCATTACCAGGTATA
This window harbors:
- the LOC143500361 gene encoding cyclin-dependent kinase 5 activator 1-like; translation: MVVQGCGDTAIAGGHACLLEAIPAPNGDLDVCTILTQDQSISADKPSSFLVKSSTSELLTCLGEFLCRRSCLLKDLSAHEPLQCVRSVDRSLTLTGWQQQGFFTPGTVVFLYMLCRDIVSAEVATKEELQAVLLTGLYVSFSFDCHEISYPDKPFLLEENRGAFWTRALEIVNRMSGKMLHINNNLQYFGQIFNDLKNRVDN